The Streptomyces sp. NBC_00691 genome has a segment encoding these proteins:
- the xylA gene encoding xylose isomerase, producing MSNPFTPTPEDRFTFGLWTVGWQGRDPFGDATRPALDPVESVERLAGLGAYGVTFHDDDLIPFGASDAERDAVVKRFRDALDRTGLTVPMATTNLFTHPVFKDGGLTANDRDVRRYALRKTIRNIDLAVELGATTYVAWGGREGAESGAAKDVRVALDRMKEAFDLLGQYVTEQGYDLRFAIEPKPNEPRGDILLPTIGHALAFIERLERPELVGVNPETGHEQMAGLNFPHGIAQALWAGKLFHIDLNGQSGIKYDQDFRFGAGDLRQAFWLVDLLESAGYEGPRHFDFKPVRTDGFDGVWESAKNCMRNYLILKERAAAFRADPDVQEALAASGLPELAVPTAADGLAGLLADPTAFETFDVNAAASRSMAFERLDQLALEHLLGVR from the coding sequence ATGTCGAACCCCTTCACCCCCACCCCTGAGGACCGTTTCACCTTCGGCCTGTGGACCGTCGGCTGGCAGGGCCGCGATCCCTTCGGCGACGCCACCCGCCCCGCGCTCGACCCGGTCGAGTCGGTCGAGCGGCTGGCCGGGCTCGGGGCGTACGGCGTCACCTTCCACGACGACGACCTGATCCCCTTCGGCGCGTCCGACGCCGAGCGCGACGCGGTCGTGAAGCGGTTCCGGGACGCCCTCGACCGCACCGGCCTGACGGTCCCGATGGCCACGACGAACCTCTTCACCCACCCGGTCTTCAAGGACGGCGGCCTTACCGCCAATGACCGGGACGTGCGCCGTTACGCGCTGCGCAAGACGATCCGCAACATCGACCTGGCCGTCGAGCTCGGCGCCACCACTTACGTCGCCTGGGGCGGGCGCGAGGGCGCCGAGTCGGGCGCGGCCAAGGACGTGCGGGTGGCCCTGGACCGGATGAAGGAAGCCTTCGACCTGCTGGGCCAGTACGTCACCGAGCAGGGGTACGACCTGCGGTTCGCGATCGAGCCGAAGCCGAACGAGCCGCGGGGCGACATCCTCCTGCCCACCATCGGTCACGCCCTGGCCTTCATCGAGCGCCTGGAGCGGCCCGAGCTGGTCGGCGTCAACCCGGAGACGGGCCATGAGCAGATGGCGGGGCTCAACTTCCCGCACGGGATCGCGCAGGCGCTGTGGGCGGGCAAGCTCTTCCACATCGACCTGAACGGCCAGTCCGGCATCAAGTACGACCAGGACTTCCGCTTCGGGGCGGGCGATCTGCGTCAGGCGTTCTGGCTGGTGGACCTGCTGGAGTCGGCCGGGTACGAGGGTCCGCGCCACTTCGACTTCAAGCCGGTGCGGACGGACGGCTTCGACGGCGTGTGGGAGTCCGCGAAGAACTGCATGCGCAACTACCTGATCCTCAAGGAGCGCGCGGCGGCCTTCCGCGCCGACCCGGACGTCCAGGAGGCCCTGGCCGCCTCGGGTCTGCCCGAACTCGCCGTCCCCACGGCCGCCGACGGCCTCGCGGGGCTGCTCGCCGACCCGACCGCGTTCGAGACCTTTGACGTGAACGCGGCCGCGAGCCGCTCGATGGCCTTCGAGCGGCTCGACCAGCTGGCCCTGGAGCACCTGCTCGGCGTCCGCTGA
- a CDS encoding ROK family transcriptional regulator: MSSSADKTIPSSGGPMDQLAVRRANLALVLREVWSSDASSRAAVARRTGLTRPTVSSLVNELFERGLVRETDLQQDGSVGRPGRKLELDGSTVAALGLEINSRYLAACTVDLAGRTIQERRIVHDGTRESAADTIRAVAWLTARLIERAGRSGIRVVGVGVAVPGPVEVTTGRVRAAPNLRWNDVPVGDLLRTEAGLADGMSVVVDNEANLAALAEWERAHPGVSDLMYVTGEAGMGAGIVAGGQLLRGASGFSGELGHVQIDPAGARCACGRAGCVETKVALPAALDLAAPDLVRPAAGTPDAAWGPQEQTVELARRAAAGDPKALAGLDEIGRWLGKGLSIPVNLLNPEVVVLGGYFAAVAPYLLPAAMREMRSRVVAGDAALCRVTGSTLGFTAAVRGAAGVIVKEVFADPTRVSR, encoded by the coding sequence GTGTCCTCAAGCGCCGACAAGACGATCCCTTCCTCGGGCGGCCCGATGGACCAGCTGGCGGTGCGGCGCGCCAACCTCGCTCTGGTCCTGAGGGAGGTCTGGTCGTCCGACGCCTCCTCCCGCGCCGCCGTGGCCCGGCGCACCGGTCTGACCCGCCCCACGGTCTCCAGCCTCGTGAACGAACTGTTCGAACGCGGCCTGGTGCGGGAAACGGACCTTCAGCAGGACGGTTCGGTGGGCCGGCCCGGACGGAAGCTCGAACTCGACGGCAGTACGGTCGCTGCTCTGGGCCTGGAGATCAACTCCCGTTACCTGGCTGCCTGCACCGTCGACCTGGCAGGACGGACGATCCAGGAAAGACGGATCGTCCACGACGGAACCCGGGAGAGTGCCGCCGACACGATCCGCGCCGTCGCCTGGCTCACGGCCCGGCTCATCGAGCGTGCCGGGCGTTCCGGGATCCGCGTGGTCGGCGTGGGCGTCGCTGTTCCGGGTCCGGTGGAAGTCACCACCGGCCGGGTTCGCGCCGCCCCCAACCTGCGCTGGAACGATGTTCCCGTCGGCGACCTGCTGCGCACCGAGGCAGGACTGGCCGACGGCATGAGCGTCGTGGTCGACAACGAGGCGAACCTCGCCGCCCTCGCCGAGTGGGAGCGGGCGCATCCCGGCGTCAGCGACCTCATGTACGTGACGGGTGAGGCGGGCATGGGGGCCGGCATCGTCGCGGGCGGACAGCTGCTGCGGGGCGCGTCAGGCTTCAGTGGTGAGCTGGGGCACGTGCAGATCGACCCGGCAGGAGCTCGCTGTGCCTGCGGGCGCGCAGGATGCGTGGAGACGAAGGTCGCACTGCCCGCGGCCCTGGACCTGGCCGCGCCGGACCTCGTGCGACCTGCGGCTGGTACCCCCGACGCGGCCTGGGGGCCGCAGGAGCAGACCGTGGAGCTGGCACGCCGGGCAGCCGCGGGTGACCCCAAGGCCCTGGCGGGCCTGGACGAGATCGGACGGTGGCTCGGGAAGGGGCTCTCAATCCCCGTGAACCTCCTCAACCCGGAGGTCGTCGTCCTCGGCGGCTACTTCGCCGCAGTCGCGCCTTACCTCCTGCCTGCGGCCATGCGGGAGATGCGGAGCCGGGTCGTGGCCGGTGACGCGGCCCTGTGCCGCGTCACCGGATCGACGCTCGGCTTCACCGCCGCCGTGCGCGGTGCCGCCGGCGTCATCGTGAAGGAGGTCTTCGCCGACCCGACCCGCGTGTCCCGGTGA